The Bacteroidales bacterium genome includes a region encoding these proteins:
- a CDS encoding ferredoxin family protein, whose product MAKVRGAIVVDTERCKGCDLCVVACPTDVIALNTQLNGKGFNPAYPANHDACTGCMSCALVCPDMCITVYRYKPQKEAV is encoded by the coding sequence ATGGCAAAAGTAAGAGGTGCAATAGTAGTAGATACAGAACGATGCAAAGGTTGTGATCTTTGTGTGGTTGCTTGTCCTACGGATGTTATTGCCTTAAACACACAATTAAACGGGAAAGGGTTTAACCCTGCTTATCCGGCAAATCATGATGCTTGTACAGGATGTATGAGTTGTGCTTTGGTATGTCCTGATATGTGTATCACGGTTTACAGATATAAACCTCAAAAAGAAGCAGTATAA
- a CDS encoding 2-oxoglutarate oxidoreductase has product MSEILTPEEIIKKGELVFKKTKFMTDANLSYCPGCGHGVAHRITMEVIEEMGIGEQTIGVAPVGCSVLAYDFMNIDMQQAAHGRAPAVATGIKRVFPEKYVFTYQGDGDLAAIGTNETIHACNRAENIVIIFINNGIYGMTGGQMAPTTLEGMKSSTSPYGRDVSLMGHPIKITEMVATLPGVCFASRHAVHKPGLVRKAKKAIRKAFENQRDKKGTSIVEIVSNCNSGWKMTPVDSNIWLEENMLPVFPLGDIKG; this is encoded by the coding sequence ATGTCAGAAATATTAACACCCGAAGAAATAATAAAAAAAGGAGAACTTGTCTTTAAAAAGACGAAGTTCATGACAGATGCAAACTTATCATACTGTCCGGGGTGCGGACACGGAGTTGCTCATCGTATTACGATGGAAGTTATTGAAGAAATGGGCATAGGCGAGCAAACAATCGGTGTGGCACCGGTAGGTTGTTCCGTTTTAGCCTATGACTTTATGAATATTGATATGCAGCAAGCAGCACACGGACGTGCACCTGCTGTTGCAACGGGAATTAAACGCGTATTTCCCGAAAAATATGTATTTACTTATCAAGGTGATGGTGATCTCGCTGCTATTGGTACTAATGAAACCATACACGCATGCAACAGAGCTGAAAATATTGTTATCATTTTCATAAACAACGGTATTTACGGAATGACAGGAGGACAAATGGCTCCTACAACTCTTGAAGGAATGAAGTCATCAACTTCTCCCTACGGACGTGATGTTTCATTAATGGGACATCCTATTAAAATTACCGAAATGGTAGCAACACTGCCGGGTGTTTGCTTTGCAAGCAGACATGCCGTTCATAAACCCGGTTTGGTACGTAAAGCAAAAAAAGCAATCAGAAAAGCTTTTGAAAACCAAAGAGATAAAAAAGGAACATCAATTGTTGAAATTGTTTCAAACTGTAATTCAGGATGGAAAATGACACCGGTTGATTCTAATATTTGGTTGGAAGAAAACATGCTTCCTGTATTTCCTCTTGGAGATATTAAAGGATAA
- a CDS encoding T9SS type A sorting domain-containing protein yields MKNNMKIKKSLLTILIIALTGMIFFPKILSAQEIINNDKLRFGNGSEQSINVTGNLQQPFYYNSTSTLWRKLTYSSYPLDNAFAVGGDGTNEWNLNGNRVDNPSMSGQVIDKTGFIYTTGDNGYGTIISTGTVNVGGVNLEVENTYELEETKSYITITSKVTNISGSSISNVRIWIGTRDDYVGGTDSPRKQKGNLIDGSFVQISSPSERAAALLIKTSDEGVLFYTNSDKGNNIIQSCCSWTNVINQDPNTSTMDVTNDGSYGFYVRMNDLANGASDEFTWYYASGELAVLDDIIEDVASASGAVSNITYTSADYTAEVSEDATGYYIVVPDGSVAPTEDQIKAGVNYTGATVVLSGSAAMTADVEHIFELTGLTVGTDYVLYFVAEDAVPQYTAIITSSFSTLQYPATEITTHPANHLNVCLASSVTFVVEADGHNLSYQWQLSGSNIGTDLPSLAVNNIEMSDMGDYTCIVTGSNGTVTSNIATLSLDAVNPTVVTQNITVNLDETGNVSIEANDIDNGSSDNCGINSISLDITDFTCANIGTNTVSLNVTDVYGNSASNTATVTVEDVTNPEIPTLADVTGECSATATAPTTTDVCAGTITGTTSDALTYSTQGTHVITWNFDDGNGNSIDVTQNVVIDDVTNPETPTLEDITAECSATATAPSTTDNCAGTITGTTTDPLTYSTQGTHVITWNFDDGNGNSIDVTQNVIVDDITAPVPDVAELPEVTDECSVTLIAPTATDNCAGTITATTNDPITYTEQDKYLVTWTYDDRNGNITTQIQNVIIEDITAPVPDVAELPEVTDECSVTLIAPTATDNCAGTITATTNDPITYTEQDKYLVTWTYDDRNGNITTQIQNVIIEDITAPVPDVAELPEVTDECSVTLIAPTATDNCAGTITATTNDPIIYTEQDKYLVTWTYDDGNGNITTQIQNVIIEDITSPKNPDLSDLTDECSITATAPTTSDNCAGTITGTTSDALTYSTQGTHVITWNFDDGNGNSINVTQNVVIDDVTNPTISCIENKIISLSKGETTYTVSGTEFDPVSTDDNCNVASVINDFNELSTLDGAIFPVGTTKIVWTVKDDAENTNTCTFKVTVNEYTDIENLRQNGISIYPNPTNGIINIETGNNNIQNIKISDITGKTLIKKSDIQQNEAIDLSEIESGIYIISIQTDKEIFTTKIIKK; encoded by the coding sequence ATGAAAAATAATATGAAAATTAAGAAAAGTTTACTCACAATTTTAATAATTGCCCTTACAGGGATGATATTTTTCCCGAAGATATTAAGTGCACAAGAAATTATAAATAACGATAAACTAAGATTTGGTAACGGAAGCGAGCAATCAATAAACGTAACAGGAAATCTTCAACAACCATTTTATTATAACAGTACATCTACTCTGTGGAGAAAATTGACATATTCAAGCTATCCTCTTGATAATGCTTTTGCTGTCGGGGGCGATGGTACAAACGAATGGAACCTGAACGGAAACAGAGTTGATAATCCTTCCATGTCAGGACAAGTTATTGATAAAACAGGTTTTATTTATACTACCGGAGATAACGGATACGGAACAATAATTTCTACCGGAACAGTAAACGTAGGAGGTGTTAACTTAGAAGTTGAAAACACATATGAATTAGAAGAAACAAAATCTTATATTACTATTACAAGTAAAGTTACAAATATCAGCGGAAGCAGTATTTCTAATGTTAGAATTTGGATTGGAACAAGAGATGATTATGTCGGCGGAACAGATTCGCCGCGGAAACAAAAAGGAAATCTTATAGACGGATCTTTTGTCCAAATTTCTTCTCCGAGTGAACGAGCTGCTGCACTTTTAATAAAAACATCTGATGAAGGTGTGTTATTTTACACAAACTCTGATAAAGGTAACAATATTATACAAAGTTGTTGCTCTTGGACTAATGTAATTAATCAAGACCCGAATACAAGTACTATGGACGTAACTAATGACGGGTCTTATGGTTTTTACGTAAGAATGAATGATTTGGCTAATGGAGCGAGTGATGAATTTACATGGTATTACGCCTCAGGAGAATTAGCTGTTTTAGACGATATTATTGAAGATGTTGCTTCAGCAAGCGGGGCTGTCAGCAATATAACTTATACATCTGCTGATTATACTGCAGAAGTTAGTGAAGACGCAACAGGTTATTATATAGTTGTACCGGATGGTTCTGTTGCTCCGACTGAAGACCAAATTAAAGCCGGTGTTAATTACACAGGAGCAACAGTTGTCCTAAGCGGCTCTGCTGCAATGACAGCTGATGTCGAACACATTTTCGAACTGACAGGCCTTACAGTCGGAACAGATTACGTTTTGTATTTTGTTGCTGAAGATGCTGTTCCTCAATATACAGCAATAATTACATCTTCTTTTTCTACATTGCAATATCCTGCAACAGAGATAACTACTCATCCTGCAAATCATCTTAATGTTTGTTTAGCATCTTCTGTTACTTTTGTGGTAGAAGCCGACGGTCATAATTTAAGTTATCAATGGCAATTAAGCGGTAGTAATATCGGAACAGATTTGCCTTCATTAGCAGTTAACAATATTGAGATGTCAGATATGGGAGACTATACTTGTATTGTTACAGGGTCAAACGGAACTGTAACAAGCAATATTGCAACTTTATCATTAGATGCTGTAAATCCGACAGTTGTAACTCAAAACATTACTGTAAATCTTGACGAAACCGGTAATGTATCTATTGAAGCAAACGATATTGATAACGGCTCTTCTGATAATTGCGGAATAAATAGTATATCATTGGATATTACAGATTTTACTTGTGCAAATATTGGAACAAATACAGTAAGTTTAAATGTTACTGATGTTTACGGAAATTCTGCTTCAAATACAGCAACTGTAACTGTTGAAGACGTTACAAATCCCGAAATACCGACTCTCGCAGACGTAACCGGCGAATGTTCAGCAACTGCAACTGCACCAACAACAACAGATGTTTGTGCCGGAACAATCACAGGAACAACCTCAGATGCTTTAACTTATTCAACACAAGGAACTCACGTTATTACTTGGAACTTTGATGACGGTAACGGAAACAGCATTGATGTAACTCAAAATGTAGTTATTGACGATGTTACAAATCCCGAAACACCGACTCTCGAAGACATAACCGCCGAATGCTCTGCAACTGCAACAGCACCGTCAACCACTGATAACTGTGCAGGAACAATCACAGGAACAACAACTGACCCCTTAACATATTCTACACAAGGTACTCATGTTATTACTTGGAACTTTGACGACGGAAACGGAAACAGCATTGATGTTACACAAAATGTTATTGTTGATGACATTACAGCTCCTGTTCCTGATGTTGCTGAGTTGCCTGAGGTAACAGACGAATGCTCTGTAACTCTCATTGCACCGACAGCAACAGATAATTGTGCCGGAACAATTACGGCTACCACAAATGATCCGATAACTTATACAGAACAAGATAAATATTTAGTTACTTGGACTTATGATGACAGGAACGGTAACATTACAACACAAATTCAAAATGTTATTATTGAGGATATTACAGCTCCTGTTCCTGATGTTGCTGAGTTGCCTGAGGTAACAGACGAATGCTCTGTAACTCTCATTGCACCGACAGCAACAGATAATTGTGCCGGAACAATTACGGCTACCACAAATGATCCGATAACTTATACAGAACAAGATAAATATTTAGTTACTTGGACTTATGATGACAGGAACGGTAACATTACAACACAAATTCAAAATGTTATTATTGAGGATATTACAGCTCCTGTTCCTGATGTTGCTGAGTTGCCTGAGGTAACAGACGAATGCTCTGTAACTCTCATTGCACCGACAGCAACAGATAATTGTGCCGGAACAATTACGGCTACCACAAATGATCCGATAATTTATACAGAACAAGATAAATATTTAGTTACTTGGACTTATGATGACGGGAATGGTAATATTACAACACAAATTCAAAATGTTATTATTGAGGATATTACAAGTCCCAAAAATCCGGATCTAAGTGATTTAACTGACGAATGCTCCATAACTGCAACAGCTCCTACAACATCCGACAACTGTGCAGGAACAATCACAGGAACAACTTCAGATGCTTTAACTTATTCAACACAAGGAACTCACGTTATTACTTGGAACTTTGATGACGGTAACGGAAACAGTATTAATGTTACTCAAAATGTTGTAATTGATGATGTTACTAACCCGACAATATCTTGTATTGAAAATAAGATTATTAGTTTAAGTAAAGGAGAAACAACTTACACTGTTTCAGGAACCGAGTTTGACCCGGTTTCAACAGATGATAATTGTAATGTGGCAAGCGTTATAAATGATTTTAACGAATTATCAACATTAGACGGAGCAATATTTCCTGTCGGCACAACAAAAATAGTTTGGACAGTTAAAGATGATGCCGAAAACACAAATACTTGCACCTTTAAAGTTACGGTAAATGAATATACCGATATTGAAAATTTACGTCAAAACGGAATTTCAATTTATCCTAACCCTACAAACGGAATAATTAACATAGAAACAGGAAACAACAATATTCAAAATATAAAAATTTCTGATATAACGGGTAAAACATTAATTAAAAAATCCGATATACAACAAAATGAAGCAATTGATTTATCTGAAATCGAAAGCGGAATATATATCATCAGCATTCAAACAGATAAAGAAATTTTTACAACTAAAATAATAAAAAAATAA
- a CDS encoding TIGR03032 family protein: MEKEEKRFKIKYDRSVAQVLTEIKSVIAISTYQASKVIFIGAENDTSLFQIPITFKKPMGIALSDNKMAVATLDEIQIFSDSKILAKKFPYNTEIFDSLYLPRATYYCGLTDLHDLSFGKGGLWAVNTRFSCISSFDINYSFIPRWKPSFITELAPQDRCHLNGMAMIDKTPAFVTALSKTNTAEGWRDNITKDGVLIKVPSGEIILDNLAMPHSPRIINDELYLLLSARGEVIRCDVKNKKYEVLTKISGFIRGMAFYKNYLFVGLSKVRKTSKTFSKLPVSEMANYAGIVVIDLLTNKIIGEITYQTTVEEIYDVQILTNTLKPGLISPDDERHKLAVTTKNISFWKKNK; encoded by the coding sequence ATGGAAAAAGAAGAAAAAAGATTTAAAATAAAATATGACAGATCAGTAGCTCAAGTATTAACTGAAATAAAATCAGTAATTGCAATTAGTACTTATCAGGCAAGTAAGGTAATTTTTATTGGTGCTGAAAATGATACTTCTTTGTTTCAAATACCGATTACTTTTAAAAAACCTATGGGTATTGCATTATCAGACAATAAAATGGCTGTTGCAACATTAGATGAAATCCAAATTTTTTCTGATTCAAAAATACTTGCAAAAAAATTTCCGTATAATACTGAAATATTTGATTCATTGTATTTGCCTCGTGCAACATATTATTGCGGGTTAACAGATTTGCATGATTTAAGTTTCGGAAAAGGAGGTTTATGGGCTGTTAATACACGTTTTTCATGCATATCGTCTTTTGATATAAATTATAGTTTTATACCGCGTTGGAAACCTTCATTTATCACAGAATTGGCACCTCAAGACAGGTGTCATTTGAACGGAATGGCAATGATTGACAAAACACCTGCGTTTGTTACGGCATTAAGCAAAACAAACACAGCTGAAGGTTGGAGAGATAATATTACAAAAGACGGTGTTTTAATAAAAGTTCCGAGTGGTGAAATAATTTTAGATAATTTAGCAATGCCGCATTCTCCGAGGATAATTAATGATGAACTTTATTTGTTATTATCGGCAAGAGGAGAAGTAATAAGATGTGATGTTAAAAATAAAAAATATGAAGTATTAACTAAAATTTCCGGATTTATTCGCGGAATGGCATTTTATAAAAATTATCTGTTTGTAGGTCTTTCAAAAGTAAGAAAAACAAGTAAAACTTTTAGTAAACTTCCTGTTTCTGAAATGGCAAATTATGCAGGGATTGTTGTAATAGATCTTCTGACGAATAAAATAATTGGAGAAATAACATATCAAACGACTGTTGAAGAAATTTATGATGTACAAATATTGACAAATACTTTGAAACCGGGATTAATCAGCCCTGATGACGAAAGACATAAATTAGCAGTAACAACTAAAAATATTTCTTTTTGGAAGAAAAATAAATAA
- a CDS encoding 3-methyl-2-oxobutanoate dehydrogenase subunit VorB, protein MEEIKLMKGNEAVAEAAIREGVDGYFGYPITPQSEVIEYLMLEEPHKKTGMVVLQAESEIAAINMVYGAAACGKKAMTSSSSPGISLKQEGISYMAGAELPCLIVNVVRGGPGLGTIQPSQADYFQSVKGGGHGDYKLIVLAPASVQEMSDFVEDAFVLAFKYRNPAMILSDGLIGQMMEKVKLKPQKERLTEKEIREKYDSWATIGKKETRERNIITSLELKSERQEKHNDKLQAKYREIEKNEVRYEKINCENADYLLVAYGSSARICQKTIQLGKEKGINIGLIRPITLWPFPSDVINEAADKVKGILSVELNAGQMVEDVKLAVNGKIKVEHFGRYGGMIHSPDEVLEALEQKIIK, encoded by the coding sequence ATGGAAGAAATTAAATTAATGAAAGGCAATGAAGCTGTTGCCGAAGCAGCTATAAGGGAGGGAGTTGACGGTTATTTCGGATATCCGATTACTCCTCAATCCGAAGTTATAGAATATTTAATGTTGGAAGAACCGCATAAAAAAACCGGAATGGTTGTATTGCAGGCCGAAAGTGAAATTGCTGCCATCAATATGGTATATGGTGCAGCAGCATGCGGAAAAAAAGCAATGACATCATCATCAAGCCCCGGAATCAGTTTAAAGCAAGAAGGCATTTCATATATGGCAGGTGCTGAATTACCATGTCTGATTGTAAATGTTGTAAGAGGTGGCCCCGGACTCGGAACAATTCAACCCTCACAAGCTGATTATTTTCAATCAGTAAAAGGCGGCGGACACGGAGATTACAAACTCATTGTTTTGGCTCCCGCATCTGTTCAAGAAATGTCTGATTTCGTAGAAGATGCTTTTGTTCTTGCTTTCAAATACAGAAACCCGGCTATGATCCTTTCCGATGGTTTGATCGGACAAATGATGGAAAAAGTCAAATTAAAACCTCAAAAAGAAAGACTTACTGAAAAAGAAATACGAGAAAAATATGACAGTTGGGCTACAATAGGAAAAAAAGAAACACGAGAACGCAACATCATAACTTCATTAGAATTAAAATCCGAACGTCAAGAAAAACACAATGATAAATTGCAGGCAAAATATCGGGAAATTGAAAAGAATGAAGTAAGATATGAAAAAATCAATTGTGAAAATGCTGATTATTTATTGGTTGCCTACGGTTCAAGTGCAAGAATTTGCCAAAAAACCATACAACTCGGTAAAGAAAAAGGTATTAACATAGGTTTAATCAGACCAATTACACTTTGGCCTTTTCCGTCAGATGTTATAAATGAAGCAGCCGATAAAGTAAAAGGAATATTATCGGTTGAATTAAATGCCGGACAAATGGTTGAAGATGTAAAATTAGCTGTTAACGGAAAAATTAAAGTTGAACACTTCGGACGATACGGAGGTATGATTCATTCTCCCGATGAAGTCCTTGAAGCATTAGAACAAAAAATAATAAAATAA
- the tsaA gene encoding tRNA (N6-threonylcarbamoyladenosine(37)-N6)-methyltransferase TrmO: MKEIKYKPIGIIHSPNKEPKGSPIQPVSAGNINGTVELFSEYAEGLKDLEGFSHIFLIYHFHLSKEAALLVKPFMDNKVRGVFAMRGPGRPNPIGISVVQLVRIEDNILHIRDVDVIDKTPLLDIKPYIPEFDIRKADKIGWLERNIHKLSKTKDDGRFIK, translated from the coding sequence ATGAAAGAAATAAAATATAAGCCAATCGGTATTATTCATTCTCCTAATAAGGAACCTAAAGGAAGCCCTATTCAACCTGTAAGTGCCGGAAATATTAACGGAACAGTTGAACTGTTCTCGGAATATGCTGAGGGCTTAAAAGATTTAGAGGGCTTTTCTCATATTTTTTTGATATATCATTTTCATTTATCAAAGGAAGCTGCTTTATTAGTGAAGCCGTTTATGGATAACAAAGTACGAGGTGTTTTTGCAATGCGAGGACCGGGCAGACCAAATCCAATAGGCATATCAGTAGTACAACTTGTCAGGATTGAAGATAATATACTGCATATCAGAGATGTTGACGTTATAGATAAAACTCCTCTTTTGGATATAAAACCTTATATACCGGAATTTGATATTAGAAAGGCAGATAAAATAGGATGGCTTGAGAGAAATATACATAAACTTTCAAAAACAAAGGATGACGGAAGATTTATAAAATAA
- a CDS encoding 2-oxoacid:acceptor oxidoreductase family protein: MTEEIIIAGFGGQGVLSMGKILAYSGIMQDQEVSWMPSYGPEMRGGTANVTVILSDERISSPVLQYYDTAIVLNQPSMDKFEETVKPGGLLLYDPNGIINPPIRKDINIFKIEGAAEASKMKSSKTFNMIVLGAYLKVKPIVEMENVLQGLKKSLPERHHHLIPLNEEAIKVGLEKVEEFQTV, encoded by the coding sequence ATGACTGAAGAAATTATTATAGCCGGATTCGGCGGACAAGGCGTTCTCTCAATGGGAAAAATTCTCGCCTATTCCGGAATTATGCAAGATCAAGAAGTAAGTTGGATGCCCTCATACGGACCCGAAATGAGAGGCGGTACAGCAAACGTTACCGTTATATTAAGTGATGAAAGAATAAGCTCCCCGGTTTTGCAATATTATGATACAGCAATTGTTTTAAACCAACCATCAATGGATAAATTTGAAGAAACTGTTAAACCGGGAGGTTTATTATTATACGACCCCAACGGAATTATAAATCCCCCCATAAGAAAAGACATAAATATTTTCAAAATTGAAGGGGCTGCAGAAGCATCTAAAATGAAAAGTTCAAAAACTTTTAATATGATTGTTTTGGGTGCATATCTAAAAGTAAAACCAATTGTTGAAATGGAAAATGTACTTCAGGGATTGAAGAAATCATTACCGGAAAGGCATCACCATCTAATCCCGCTCAATGAAGAAGCCATCAAGGTAGGACTGGAAAAGGTTGAAGAATTTCAAACAGTGTAA
- a CDS encoding YwbE family protein has protein sequence MENDKQSGRNRKNIQIGQNVEIVMKHDQQTGKLTEGVVKRILTKSANHPHGIKVQLESGEVGRVKKVLI, from the coding sequence ATGGAAAATGATAAGCAGTCCGGCAGAAACAGAAAAAATATCCAAATAGGTCAGAATGTAGAAATTGTAATGAAGCATGATCAACAAACCGGGAAATTAACAGAGGGAGTTGTGAAGAGAATTCTCACCAAATCGGCAAATCACCCTCACGGAATAAAAGTACAGTTAGAATCCGGAGAAGTAGGTCGTGTAAAAAAAGTTTTAATATAA